From Eriocheir sinensis breed Jianghai 21 chromosome 16, ASM2467909v1, whole genome shotgun sequence, a single genomic window includes:
- the LOC126999550 gene encoding alpha-1-inhibitor 3-like isoform X2, whose protein sequence is MGRCAAGRLLGPATIAVLAACCLGGYIITTPRKWPSGERVQVCLFSVDGVAVAKEGPAAEEGTPERGVDGRVTVKVKPNFGEEDLVPNQVISLPPGKTEVCQTVAVPQVDSTRGKLEIHGNLGGKAVSHSETLLFATTASKTFVQTDKFLYMPGQKVQFRVLTITGPYLKVFTGVYPAMWIESPAGSRIAQWIDVDASAGLVHQEFQLISEPDEGTYKIHVESPVGGSKEVKSFKVEEFVLPRFEVTVEAPPYILGSDKRLSYKVCATYTYGQPVKGNVTFLLTAKEWGNENTALLREEINGCHVLDIDETVIKLSRNRFQANTFGVTATVTEAGTGQQAKGESTMDVQRTARKFEHVAKEVYVKPNLPFTGEFEVKLPSSLPAAHERVQICHGDTCKNFTTDSRGRVKYVFPAYEEFMIRIKSLDHPRIENPSSSYQPIMFKSDSTHSVKRYYSPSGSGLVIQAPEVQLRCETGESQNISVPVLYAATEGTKANFTIQLVSRGQIQYTHTLEHTFTQSALPINTALLLKPMPPPAEGIVMGVVNLPLTVPLTSSPTAKVLVWYTREDGEVVSDFQEIDLKKCLTNLVSLKWSAARAGPGDTVDLAMTAEPQSLCSLGVVDKSVELLSSKEGASSTLEEVFTVVKLAGVKPNENSQIDNDEYCSKNRPESEPPTPFPRPPFPPGPPGIPRPVPFAAEEPLRLAKRSIWRPGRYLTNHVDAIKMFEESDLFVFTDLKVETRPCTYERPPPFVFLDHDFDYMVDSPLDMAFAPPAAASPPFHKMSVPVHLFDSAPVGEAELLTDPSSSSPSSSRSYFPETWLWQINLLDLNGTHTQELSLPHTITEWVGKAVCVHPDHGIGESPKASIITFTPFFIDLTLPPSVQRGEILPVKISVFNYLDESLPVKVILGASEQYDILDAANGTRSSCIPSQDKVVHTVRVKPKVVGDMNLTVEAFVDELYPEVCGPEYVISKRDHLIKPIRVELEGFPQEKTWSKFMCTDEASNDPFAASWRLEAPSDIVPDSARGFVTAVGDLLGPTLDNLGSLVRMPYGCGEQNMINFAPNIFVLQYLEAAGKTTSDIAEKAIEFMKSGYQRELRYRHEDGSFSAFGPSDESGSTWLTAFVLKSFAQAQQFIPIDTGDIDMSRDWLKRSQMENGCFLSKGKVFHKGMKGGIAGNDNPVPLSAYILTSLLEAGELTTSRAVSEAAFCLVSDKSNHTYTQALKSYALALAGDPRAATLLTQLLAKATTSADGLYWELPSSDGKSDAPNVEAAAYVLLAMATLSPTDYVNEMQQLVKWISSKRNGQGGFVSTQDTVVALQALAKYEMVLTGGPVNVAVLASFNEQEHTFSINEDNKLLLQRTELTSFPTTVTADVAGEGCALVQAVLRYNIPAEAPSTAFTLRTTTETAPDDECKTKKIKVCASYTLPDLKSNMAVIEVNLISGYIPSKDDLKQVVGYGTGLIKRYEVDGRKVTFYIDEFSPKELCVAFRATREVDVEDAKPGTVRVYDYYDPEQFVSESYTFPPNDECVSSLEAAAAIEGLIIEDVMDYLVN, encoded by the exons AGGttacatcatcaccaccccacGGAAATGGCCCTCGGGGGAGAGAGTGCAGGTGTGTCTGTTTAGTGTGGACGGCGTGGCGGTGGCGAAGGAGGggccggcggcggaggaggggacGCCCGAGCGGGGGGTGGATGGCAGAGTGACGGTGAAGGTGAAGCCAAACTTTGGGGAGGAAGACCTTGTGCCCAACCAGGTCATCTCCTTGCCCCCAG GCAAGACAGAGGTGTGCCAGACAGTCGCCGTGCCCCAAGTGGACAGCACCCGAGGCAAACTGGAGATCCACGGTAACCTGGGCGGCAAGGCGGTGAGCCACAGCGAGACGCTCCTCttcgccaccaccgcctccaagACCTTCGTGCAGACCGATAAGTTCCTGTACATGCCGGGCCAGAAGGTGCAGTTCAGGGTCCTCACCATCACGGGACCCTACCTCAAAGTCTTCACCGGCGtt TACCCGGCCATGTGGATCGAGTCTCCCGCCGGCAGCCGCATCGCCCAGTGGATTGACGTGGACGCCTCAGCCGGTCTCGTCCACCAAGAATTCCAGCTGATTTCCGAGCCCGACGAG GGAACGTACAAGATCCACGTGGAGTCGCCGGTGGGAGGCAGTAAGGAGGTGAAGTCGTTCAAGGTGGAGGAGTTCGTGCTGCCCCGCTTCGAGGTGACAGTGGAGGCCCCGCCTTACATCCTGGGCTCCGACAAACGTTTATCCTACAAGGTCTGCGCCAC GTACACGTATGGTCAGCCGGTGAAGGGGAACGTGACCTTCCTCCTGACGGCGAAGGAGTGGGGGAATGAGAACACCGCGCTTTTGAGGGAGGAG ATCAACGGCTGCCACGTGCTGGACATCGACGAGACTGTGATCAAGCTGAGCAGAAATAGGTTCCAGGCCAATACCTTTGGGGTGACGGCGACGGTGACGGAGGCGGGCACGGGGCAGCAGGCCAAGGGGGAGAGCACCATGGACGTGCAGCGGACGGCGAGGAAGTTTGAACACGTCGCCAAGGAAGTCTACGTCAAGCCAAACCTGCCCTTCACGGGAGAG TTCGAGGTAAAGCTTCCCAGCAGCCTTCCCGCGGCGCACGAGAGAGTACAAATATGCCACGGTGACACCTGCAAGAACTTCACCACGGACAGCAGAGGACGCGTGAAGTACGTCTTCCCTGCATACGAGGAGTTCATGatcagg ATCAAGTCCCTGGATCACCCCAGGATCGAAAACCCGAGCTCCAGCTATCAGCCCATCATGTTCAAGTCCGATTCCACACACTCGGTCAAGCGGTACTACTCCCCCTCCGGCTCTGGGCTCGTCATACAAGCTCCCGAGGTACAGCTGAGATGCGAGACGGGAGAGAGCCAGAATATCTCGGTGCCCGTCTTGTACGCAGCCACCGAGGGGACAAAGGCTAACTTCACGATACAG CTGGTGTCACGCGGGCAGATCCAGTACACACACACCCTGGAGCACACCTTCACCCAGTCTGCCTTGCCCATCAACACCGCCCTTCTCCTCAAGCCAATGCCCCCCCCGGCTGAGGGCATCGTGATGGGGGTCGTCAACCTCCCCCTCACtgttcccctcacctcctccccgaCTGCCAAG GTGTTGGTTTGGTACACGCGCGAGGACGGCGAGGTGGTGTCTGACTTCCAGGAGATTGACCTCAAGAAATGCCTCACCAACCTCGTCAGCCTGAAGTGGTCGGCTGCTCGCGCCGGGCCTGGAGACACCGTGGACCTTGCTATGACCGCGGAGCCGCAGTCCCTCTGCAGTCTGG GCGTTGTGGACAAGAGCGTTGAACTCCTCTCGTCCAAGGAAGGAGCGTCATCCACTCTGGAGGAGGTGTTCACGGTGGTTAAGCTGGCGGGTGTTAAGCCCAACGAGAACTCCCAGATTGACAACGATGAGTACTGCTCGAAGAATAGAC cTGAAAGCGAgcctcctacccccttcccccgcccccccttcccccccggcCCCCCCGGCATACCCCGACCGGTGCCCTTCGCTGCTGAGGAGCCTCTGAGACTGGCCAAAAGGTCGATCTGGAGGCCTGGCAGGTATCTGACGAACCATGTGGACGCCATTAAAATGTTCGAG GAATCTGATTTGTTCGTCTTCACGGATCTGAAGGTTGAGACGAGGCCGTGCACCTACGAGA GACCGCCGCCTTTCGTTTTCCTCGACCACGACTTCGACTACATGGTGGACAGTCCGCTCGACATGGCGTTCGCCCCCCCCGCGGCGGCGTCACCTCCTTTCCACAAGATGTCGGTCCCGGTCCATCTCTTCGACTCGGCACCAGTTGGAGAGGCGGAGCTACTTAcggacccctcttcctcctccccctcctcctcacgtaGCTACTTCCCGGAGACGTGGCTGTGGCAAATCAACTTACTGGACCT GAACGGAACCCACACCCAGGAGCTCTCTCTGCCGCACACCATCACGGAGTGGGTGGGCAAGGCGGTCTGCGTGCACCCCGACCATGGCATAGGGGAGTCACCGAAGGcctccatcatcaccttcacccccTTCTTCATTGACCTCACCCTCCCGCCTTCAGTTCAGCGCGGCGAGATCCTGCCCGTTAAGATCTCCGTGTTCAACTACCTGGATGAGTCCTTACCG GTCAAAGTGATCCTCGGGGCCAGCGAGCAATATGACATCCTGGACGCAGCTAACGGTACGCGGTCCTCCTGCATCCCCTCTCAAGACAAGGTGGTGCATACGGTGAGGGTCAAGCCAAAGGTGGTCGGGGACATGAACCTGACCGTGGAGGCGTTTGTGGACGAGTTGTACCCTGAGGTGTGCGGCCCGGAGTACGTCATTAGTAAGAG GGACCACCTTATCAAGCCCATCCGCGTGGAGCTGGAGGGCTTCCCGCAGGAGAAGACGTGGAGCAAGTTTATGTGTACCGACG aAGCCAGTAACGACCCCTTCGCCGCGTCCTGGAGGCTGGAGGCGCCCTCTGACATCGTGCCCGACTCCGCGAGGGGCTTCGTCACCGCCGTGGGAGACCTGCTCGGACCAACCCTGGAT aaCCTGGGCTCGCTGGTCCGGATGCCTTACGGGTGCGGCGAACAGAACATGATCAACTTCGCGCCCAACATCTTCGTGCTCCAGTACCTCGAGGCCGCTGGCAAGACCACATCGGACATCGCGGAGAAGGCGATTGAGTTCATGAAGAGCG GGTACCAGAGGGAGCTGCGTTACCGCCACGAGGACGGCTCCTTCAGCGCCTTCGGGCCGTCTGACGAGTCCGGCTCCACGTGGCTCACGGCCTTTGTGCTCAAGTCCTTCGCTCAGGCCCAGCAGTTCATCccg ATCGACACCGGGGACATCGACATGAGCAGAGACTGGCTGAAGAGGTCGCAGATGGAGAACGGCTGTTTCCTCTCCAAGGGCAAGGTGTTCCACAAGGGcatgaag GGCGGCATCGCGGGCAACGACAACCCAGTTCCCTTGTCGGCCTACATTCTCACATCGCTCCTGGAGGCCGGCGAGCTGACAACAAGTCGGGCGGTGAGTGAGGCGGCCTTCTGCCTCGTCAGCGACAAGAGCAACCACACCTACACCCAGGCCCTCAAGTCCTACGCCCTCGCCCTTGCCGGAGACCCCCGAGCTGCCACCCTCCTCACTCAGCTGCTGGCCAAGGCGACCACCTCCGCTGATGGCCTCTACTGGGAGCTGCCTTCCAGTGACG GCAAGAGCGACGCTCCCAACGTGGAAGCTGCCGCGTACGTCCTTCTGGCCATGGCAACGCTGAGCCCCACCGACTACGTGAACGAGATGCAGCAGCTGGTGAAATGGATCTCCAGCAAGAGGAATGGGCAGGGCGGCTTCGTCTCCACCCAG GACACTGTGGTCGCCCTCCAAGCCCTGGCCAAGTACGAGATGGTGTTAACCGGAGGGCCTGTTAACGTCGCCGTGCTCGCGTCCTTCAACGAGCAGGAGCACACCTTCAGTATCAATGAGGACAACAAACTCCTGCTGCAGCGGACCGAACTCACCTCCTTCCCCACCACCGTCACGGCTGATGTGGCTGGGGAAGGTTGTGCTCTGGTGCAG GCCGTCCTGCGCTACAACATCCCCGCCGAGGCACCGAGCACCGCCTTCACGCTGCGCACCACCACCGAGACGGCACCGGACGACGAATGCAAGACCAAAAAGATCAAAGTCTGCGCCTCATACACGTTGCCAGACCTCAAATCCAACATGGCAGTCATTGAAGTCAACTTAATCTCCGGCTACATCCCGAGCAAGGACGATCTGAAGCAGGTGGTTGGGTACGG
- the LOC126999550 gene encoding alpha-1-inhibitor 3-like isoform X4, with protein sequence MGRCAAGRLLGPATIAVLAACCLGGYIITTPRKWPSGERVQVCLFSVDGVAVAKEGPAAEEGTPERGVDGRVTVKVKPNFGEEDLVPNQVISLPPGKTEVCQTVAVPQVDSTRGKLEIHGNLGGKAVSHSETLLFATTASKTFVQTDKFLYMPGQKVQFRVLTITGPYLKVFTGVYPAMWIESPAGSRIAQWIDVDASAGLVHQEFQLISEPDEGTYKIHVESPVGGSKEVKSFKVEEFVLPRFEVTVEAPPYILGSDKRLSYKVCATYTYGQPVKGNVTFLLTAKEWGNENTALLREEINGCHVLDIDETVIKLSRNRFQANTFGVTATVTEAGTGQQAKGESTMDVQRTARKFEHVAKEVYVKPNLPFTGEFEVKLPSSLPAAHERVQICHGDTCKNFTTDSRGRVKYVFPAYEEFMIRIKSLDHPRIENPSSSYQPIMFKSDSTHSVKRYYSPSGSGLVIQAPEVQLRCETGESQNISVPVLYAATEGTKANFTIQLVSRGQIQYTHTLEHTFTQSALPINTALLLKPMPPPAEGIVMGVVNLPLTVPLTSSPTAKVLVWYTREDGEVVSDFQEIDLKKCLTNLVSLKWSAARAGPGDTVDLAMTAEPQSLCSLGVVDKSVELLSSKEGASSTLEEVFTVVKLAGVKPNENSQIDNDEYCSKNRPESEPPTPFPRPPFPPGPPGIPRPVPFAAEEPLRLAKRSIWRPGRYLTNHVDAIKMFEESDLFVFTDLKVETRPCTYESLLVRAGYGQLFHASSRQGKAMGMNIARTPNGPKTHQGERPDSLHKESTTTSSSRSYFPETFLWDLNVLRNGTHTQELSLPHTITEWVGKAVCVHPDHGIGESPKASIITFTPFFIDLTLPPSVQRGEILPVKISVFNYLDESLPVKVILGASEQYDILDAANGTRSSCIPSQDKVVHTVRVKPKVVGDMNLTVEAFVDELYPEVCGPEYVISKRDHLIKPIRVELEGFPQEKTWSKFMCTDEASNDPFAASWRLEAPSDIVPDSARGFVTAVGDLLGPTLDNLGSLVRMPYGCGEQNMINFAPNIFVLQYLEAAGKTTSDIAEKAIEFMKSGYQRELRYRHEDGSFSAFGPSDESGSTWLTAFVLKSFAQAQQFIPIDTGDIDMSRDWLKRSQMENGCFLSKGKVFHKGMKGGIAGNDNPVPLSAYILTSLLEAGELTTSRAVSEAAFCLVSDKSNHTYTQALKSYALALAGDPRAATLLTQLLAKATTSADGLYWELPSSDGKSDAPNVEAAAYVLLAMATLSPTDYVNEMQQLVKWISSKRNGQGGFVSTQDTVVALQALAKYEMVLTGGPVNVAVLASFNEQEHTFSINEDNKLLLQRTELTSFPTTVTADVAGEGCALVQAVLRYNIPAEAPSTAFTLRTTTETAPDDECKTKKIKVCASYTLPDLKSNMAVIEVNLISGYIPSKDDLKQVVGYGTGLIKRYEVDGRKVTFYIDEFSPKELCVAFRATREVDVEDAKPGTVRVYDYYDPEQFVSESYTFPPNDECVSSLEAAAAIEGLIIEDVMDYLVN encoded by the exons AGGttacatcatcaccaccccacGGAAATGGCCCTCGGGGGAGAGAGTGCAGGTGTGTCTGTTTAGTGTGGACGGCGTGGCGGTGGCGAAGGAGGggccggcggcggaggaggggacGCCCGAGCGGGGGGTGGATGGCAGAGTGACGGTGAAGGTGAAGCCAAACTTTGGGGAGGAAGACCTTGTGCCCAACCAGGTCATCTCCTTGCCCCCAG GCAAGACAGAGGTGTGCCAGACAGTCGCCGTGCCCCAAGTGGACAGCACCCGAGGCAAACTGGAGATCCACGGTAACCTGGGCGGCAAGGCGGTGAGCCACAGCGAGACGCTCCTCttcgccaccaccgcctccaagACCTTCGTGCAGACCGATAAGTTCCTGTACATGCCGGGCCAGAAGGTGCAGTTCAGGGTCCTCACCATCACGGGACCCTACCTCAAAGTCTTCACCGGCGtt TACCCGGCCATGTGGATCGAGTCTCCCGCCGGCAGCCGCATCGCCCAGTGGATTGACGTGGACGCCTCAGCCGGTCTCGTCCACCAAGAATTCCAGCTGATTTCCGAGCCCGACGAG GGAACGTACAAGATCCACGTGGAGTCGCCGGTGGGAGGCAGTAAGGAGGTGAAGTCGTTCAAGGTGGAGGAGTTCGTGCTGCCCCGCTTCGAGGTGACAGTGGAGGCCCCGCCTTACATCCTGGGCTCCGACAAACGTTTATCCTACAAGGTCTGCGCCAC GTACACGTATGGTCAGCCGGTGAAGGGGAACGTGACCTTCCTCCTGACGGCGAAGGAGTGGGGGAATGAGAACACCGCGCTTTTGAGGGAGGAG ATCAACGGCTGCCACGTGCTGGACATCGACGAGACTGTGATCAAGCTGAGCAGAAATAGGTTCCAGGCCAATACCTTTGGGGTGACGGCGACGGTGACGGAGGCGGGCACGGGGCAGCAGGCCAAGGGGGAGAGCACCATGGACGTGCAGCGGACGGCGAGGAAGTTTGAACACGTCGCCAAGGAAGTCTACGTCAAGCCAAACCTGCCCTTCACGGGAGAG TTCGAGGTAAAGCTTCCCAGCAGCCTTCCCGCGGCGCACGAGAGAGTACAAATATGCCACGGTGACACCTGCAAGAACTTCACCACGGACAGCAGAGGACGCGTGAAGTACGTCTTCCCTGCATACGAGGAGTTCATGatcagg ATCAAGTCCCTGGATCACCCCAGGATCGAAAACCCGAGCTCCAGCTATCAGCCCATCATGTTCAAGTCCGATTCCACACACTCGGTCAAGCGGTACTACTCCCCCTCCGGCTCTGGGCTCGTCATACAAGCTCCCGAGGTACAGCTGAGATGCGAGACGGGAGAGAGCCAGAATATCTCGGTGCCCGTCTTGTACGCAGCCACCGAGGGGACAAAGGCTAACTTCACGATACAG CTGGTGTCACGCGGGCAGATCCAGTACACACACACCCTGGAGCACACCTTCACCCAGTCTGCCTTGCCCATCAACACCGCCCTTCTCCTCAAGCCAATGCCCCCCCCGGCTGAGGGCATCGTGATGGGGGTCGTCAACCTCCCCCTCACtgttcccctcacctcctccccgaCTGCCAAG GTGTTGGTTTGGTACACGCGCGAGGACGGCGAGGTGGTGTCTGACTTCCAGGAGATTGACCTCAAGAAATGCCTCACCAACCTCGTCAGCCTGAAGTGGTCGGCTGCTCGCGCCGGGCCTGGAGACACCGTGGACCTTGCTATGACCGCGGAGCCGCAGTCCCTCTGCAGTCTGG GCGTTGTGGACAAGAGCGTTGAACTCCTCTCGTCCAAGGAAGGAGCGTCATCCACTCTGGAGGAGGTGTTCACGGTGGTTAAGCTGGCGGGTGTTAAGCCCAACGAGAACTCCCAGATTGACAACGATGAGTACTGCTCGAAGAATAGAC cTGAAAGCGAgcctcctacccccttcccccgcccccccttcccccccggcCCCCCCGGCATACCCCGACCGGTGCCCTTCGCTGCTGAGGAGCCTCTGAGACTGGCCAAAAGGTCGATCTGGAGGCCTGGCAGGTATCTGACGAACCATGTGGACGCCATTAAAATGTTCGAG GAATCTGATTTGTTCGTCTTCACGGATCTGAAGGTTGAGACGAGGCCGTGCACCTACGAGA GCCTGTTAGTAAGAGCTGGCTATGGGCAGTTATTCCACGCATCAAGTCGGCAGGGAAAGGCGATGGGGATGAACATTGCGCGGACGCCCAATGGCCCCAAGACTCACCAAGGAGAACGCCCCGATTCCCTACACAAAGAATCCACTACCACATCGAGCTCCAGATCATACTTTCCGGAGACCTTTCTTTGGGATCTGAACGTTTTGCG GAACGGAACCCACACCCAGGAGCTCTCTCTGCCGCACACCATCACGGAGTGGGTGGGCAAGGCGGTCTGCGTGCACCCCGACCATGGCATAGGGGAGTCACCGAAGGcctccatcatcaccttcacccccTTCTTCATTGACCTCACCCTCCCGCCTTCAGTTCAGCGCGGCGAGATCCTGCCCGTTAAGATCTCCGTGTTCAACTACCTGGATGAGTCCTTACCG GTCAAAGTGATCCTCGGGGCCAGCGAGCAATATGACATCCTGGACGCAGCTAACGGTACGCGGTCCTCCTGCATCCCCTCTCAAGACAAGGTGGTGCATACGGTGAGGGTCAAGCCAAAGGTGGTCGGGGACATGAACCTGACCGTGGAGGCGTTTGTGGACGAGTTGTACCCTGAGGTGTGCGGCCCGGAGTACGTCATTAGTAAGAG GGACCACCTTATCAAGCCCATCCGCGTGGAGCTGGAGGGCTTCCCGCAGGAGAAGACGTGGAGCAAGTTTATGTGTACCGACG aAGCCAGTAACGACCCCTTCGCCGCGTCCTGGAGGCTGGAGGCGCCCTCTGACATCGTGCCCGACTCCGCGAGGGGCTTCGTCACCGCCGTGGGAGACCTGCTCGGACCAACCCTGGAT aaCCTGGGCTCGCTGGTCCGGATGCCTTACGGGTGCGGCGAACAGAACATGATCAACTTCGCGCCCAACATCTTCGTGCTCCAGTACCTCGAGGCCGCTGGCAAGACCACATCGGACATCGCGGAGAAGGCGATTGAGTTCATGAAGAGCG GGTACCAGAGGGAGCTGCGTTACCGCCACGAGGACGGCTCCTTCAGCGCCTTCGGGCCGTCTGACGAGTCCGGCTCCACGTGGCTCACGGCCTTTGTGCTCAAGTCCTTCGCTCAGGCCCAGCAGTTCATCccg ATCGACACCGGGGACATCGACATGAGCAGAGACTGGCTGAAGAGGTCGCAGATGGAGAACGGCTGTTTCCTCTCCAAGGGCAAGGTGTTCCACAAGGGcatgaag GGCGGCATCGCGGGCAACGACAACCCAGTTCCCTTGTCGGCCTACATTCTCACATCGCTCCTGGAGGCCGGCGAGCTGACAACAAGTCGGGCGGTGAGTGAGGCGGCCTTCTGCCTCGTCAGCGACAAGAGCAACCACACCTACACCCAGGCCCTCAAGTCCTACGCCCTCGCCCTTGCCGGAGACCCCCGAGCTGCCACCCTCCTCACTCAGCTGCTGGCCAAGGCGACCACCTCCGCTGATGGCCTCTACTGGGAGCTGCCTTCCAGTGACG GCAAGAGCGACGCTCCCAACGTGGAAGCTGCCGCGTACGTCCTTCTGGCCATGGCAACGCTGAGCCCCACCGACTACGTGAACGAGATGCAGCAGCTGGTGAAATGGATCTCCAGCAAGAGGAATGGGCAGGGCGGCTTCGTCTCCACCCAG GACACTGTGGTCGCCCTCCAAGCCCTGGCCAAGTACGAGATGGTGTTAACCGGAGGGCCTGTTAACGTCGCCGTGCTCGCGTCCTTCAACGAGCAGGAGCACACCTTCAGTATCAATGAGGACAACAAACTCCTGCTGCAGCGGACCGAACTCACCTCCTTCCCCACCACCGTCACGGCTGATGTGGCTGGGGAAGGTTGTGCTCTGGTGCAG GCCGTCCTGCGCTACAACATCCCCGCCGAGGCACCGAGCACCGCCTTCACGCTGCGCACCACCACCGAGACGGCACCGGACGACGAATGCAAGACCAAAAAGATCAAAGTCTGCGCCTCATACACGTTGCCAGACCTCAAATCCAACATGGCAGTCATTGAAGTCAACTTAATCTCCGGCTACATCCCGAGCAAGGACGATCTGAAGCAGGTGGTTGGGTACGG